One genomic window of Sebaldella sp. S0638 includes the following:
- a CDS encoding diol dehydratase reactivase subunit alpha, whose protein sequence is MKYIAGIDVGNSTTEVALAEISGDNAVTFLSSAFVLTTGIKGTLQNRHGIFGALQKVLQNAGLTYKDLSLIRINEAAPVIGDVAMETITETIITESTMIGHNPKTPGGVGLSSGITVMFDEIMRQNTDENIVVIVTKKSDFEEVARTFNEAVKKGVKICAAIMQKDDAVLVRNRLDFNIPIIDEVAMIDKIPLGMKCAVEVAEQGKVIETLSNPYGIATVFGLSPEETKKIVPVSRALMGNRSAVVIKTPKGDVKERIIPAGSIEIIGENKTVKVGVEEGAEKIMDGVDSVQCVTDVRGEPGTNVGGMLEKVRQTMASLTKKLPSDIYIQDLLAVDTFVPVNIKGGLANEFSMENAVGIASMVKSDRLQMQIIAEELERELGVKVEIGGVEADMAIMGALTTPGTDSPLAIVDMGAGSTDASIIDKQGKIFSIHLAGAGNMVTMLINSELGLEDSGLAEDIKIYPLAKVESLFHIRHEDGTVQFFKEALQPEVFARVVVLKEEGMLPVPGEYSLEKIKAVRRSAKERVFVENAIRALKFVSPTGNIRDIPFVIMVGGSALDFEIPELVTDKLAKYSIVAGRGNIRETEGPRNAVATGLILDIANKGRVK, encoded by the coding sequence ATGAAGTATATAGCAGGGATAGATGTGGGTAACTCGACTACAGAAGTAGCTTTGGCTGAAATCTCCGGGGATAATGCCGTGACGTTTTTATCAAGTGCTTTTGTGTTAACTACCGGAATAAAAGGTACCCTGCAAAACAGACACGGAATATTCGGAGCCCTGCAAAAGGTATTGCAGAACGCGGGTCTCACATATAAAGATCTTAGTCTGATAAGGATAAATGAAGCAGCTCCCGTAATAGGAGATGTCGCTATGGAAACTATTACAGAAACTATTATCACAGAGTCTACAATGATAGGACATAATCCGAAAACTCCCGGAGGAGTGGGATTAAGTTCGGGTATTACAGTTATGTTTGATGAAATAATGAGACAAAATACAGATGAGAACATAGTGGTAATAGTAACAAAAAAAAGTGATTTTGAAGAAGTGGCGAGAACTTTTAACGAGGCAGTAAAAAAAGGAGTAAAAATCTGTGCAGCCATTATGCAGAAAGATGATGCCGTACTTGTCCGTAACAGGCTGGACTTCAACATCCCGATAATAGATGAAGTAGCCATGATAGATAAAATACCCCTTGGAATGAAATGTGCCGTGGAAGTGGCAGAACAGGGGAAAGTAATAGAAACTCTTTCTAACCCGTATGGAATAGCTACGGTTTTCGGATTGAGCCCAGAGGAAACAAAAAAAATAGTTCCTGTATCTAGAGCATTGATGGGGAACAGATCAGCTGTAGTGATAAAAACTCCGAAAGGAGATGTAAAAGAAAGGATTATTCCCGCCGGATCAATAGAAATAATAGGCGAGAATAAAACTGTAAAGGTAGGAGTAGAAGAAGGAGCGGAAAAAATAATGGACGGGGTAGACAGTGTCCAGTGTGTAACAGACGTAAGAGGAGAACCGGGAACAAATGTAGGAGGGATGCTTGAAAAAGTAAGACAGACTATGGCTTCTCTCACAAAGAAACTTCCGTCAGATATCTATATTCAGGATCTTCTTGCTGTGGACACCTTTGTACCTGTGAATATAAAAGGCGGTCTTGCCAATGAGTTCTCCATGGAAAATGCTGTAGGTATAGCTTCCATGGTAAAATCAGACAGACTCCAGATGCAGATTATAGCAGAAGAACTGGAAAGAGAACTGGGAGTGAAAGTGGAGATAGGAGGGGTAGAAGCTGATATGGCTATTATGGGTGCCCTGACTACACCGGGAACAGACAGTCCTCTTGCAATAGTAGACATGGGAGCAGGTTCTACAGATGCTTCAATTATTGATAAACAGGGAAAGATTTTCTCTATTCATCTTGCAGGTGCGGGAAATATGGTAACTATGCTGATAAATTCCGAACTTGGTCTGGAAGATTCCGGACTTGCAGAGGATATAAAAATTTATCCCCTTGCAAAGGTGGAAAGCCTTTTTCACATAAGACACGAAGACGGAACAGTGCAGTTTTTTAAAGAAGCTCTTCAGCCGGAAGTTTTCGCAAGGGTGGTAGTCCTGAAAGAGGAAGGCATGCTTCCTGTTCCGGGAGAATACTCACTGGAAAAAATAAAGGCTGTAAGAAGGAGTGCCAAAGAAAGAGTATTTGTGGAGAACGCAATCAGAGCGCTGAAATTCGTGAGTCCTACAGGAAACATAAGAGACATCCCTTTTGTAATAATGGTAGGCGGTTCTGCTCTTGATTTTGAGATACCGGAACTGGTAACTGACAAGCTGGCAAAATATTCCATAGTAGCAGGAAGAGGGAATATAAGAGAAACAGAAGGGCCGAGAAATGCAGTAGCCACAGGTCTTATACTTGACATTGCCAATAAGGGCAGGGTGAAATAG